A section of the Anas platyrhynchos isolate ZD024472 breed Pekin duck chromosome 37, IASCAAS_PekinDuck_T2T, whole genome shotgun sequence genome encodes:
- the TRAPPC1 gene encoding trafficking protein particle complex subunit 1 has translation MTVHNLYIFDRSGACLHYSEWHRRRQAGIPKEEEFKLMFGMLFSLRSFVGKMSPTDMRDGFLSFHTSKYRLHYYETPTGLRLVLNTDLSVASAREALHHIYSNLFVELVVKNPLCPPRQPVQSELFRSRLDAFVRSLPFFAPRAT, from the exons atgacGGTGCACAACCTCTACATCTTCGACCGCTCGGGCGCCTGCCTGCACTACAGCGAGTGGCACCGGCGGCGCCAGGCCGGCATCcccaaggaggag GAGTTCAAGCTGATGTTCGGGATGCTCTTCTCCCTGCGCTCCTTCGTGGGCAAGATGAGCCCCACCGACAT GCGGGACGGGTTCCTGTCGTTCCACACCAGCAAGTACCGGCTGCACTACTACGAGACCCCCACGGGGCTGCGGCTGGTGCTCAACACCGACCTGAGCGTGGCCAGCGCCCGCGAGGCGCTGCACCACATCTACAGCAAT ctgTTCGTGGAGCTGGTGGTGAAGaaccccctgtgccccccccggcagccGGTGCAGAGCGAGCTCTTCCGCAGCCGCCTCGACGCCTTCGTCCGCAGCCTGCCCTTCTTCGCCCCCCGCGCCACCTGA